A region of Streptomyces cinnamoneus DNA encodes the following proteins:
- a CDS encoding FUSC family protein, which produces MGWATALKKTARAGLTVERTRLEPLVAVRGACGVAVVIGLLLAHGSPTLAVSSAFGAFASGLATFQRSWRPRPMLALGVAASLGFSTFVGYLAAADHALFVALLAVWTLLAGMAWALGPVSGFVANQTIAVMLVTVTLPTSVGGAAEHAALIVFGGLVQAALIIAFPIRPWGRQRDALADALAAEADYARRLRHDPVARFDPQPLMEARSAAELTPRQARNRPRQLGGPRGVAERIRPVLASLADPVLGAPAEGPERDHVRDLLAAAATVLDAVARAIRRGEPVRLPPETVAALEVPETGSVLTGPARRSAMRLIALLADAVEASDEPVQATRPTTPAERRHLLRPTVTGLVPVAWRALRREARSSSAVARHAVRVTAVSCAGYVLGTALPLGHGYWAPMTSVMVMRPDFAQTYQRGVARFAGTFVGLWVAAGISALFHPGVYVCAALAVVSIGMLYLLFRTGYIVASACIGAYVVFLLGIAGEGWSQTVQARLALTLLGGLLAMAAYAVWPTWETPRLRDRLADWLQANGGYALAVVEVYARPAERKPRRVREALLDGRAARMEWEEAAARAQKEPVRHRGLSRSSERAGESALATMGRVTMLMEAHLPDKTARPNPDAEEFGRALRAALPDAVAAVRERRALDWSGPRAVLEVWREREGDEGVAVRGADLLVDALDELAEALSPGPRGRNRAARRR; this is translated from the coding sequence ATGGGCTGGGCGACCGCGCTGAAGAAGACCGCCCGCGCCGGGCTGACCGTCGAGCGGACCAGGCTCGAACCGCTGGTGGCGGTCCGCGGCGCGTGCGGGGTCGCGGTCGTCATCGGCCTCCTCCTGGCCCACGGCTCCCCGACGCTCGCCGTCTCGTCCGCCTTCGGCGCCTTCGCCTCCGGCCTGGCGACGTTCCAGCGCAGCTGGCGCCCGCGCCCGATGCTCGCGCTCGGCGTCGCGGCCAGCCTCGGCTTCAGCACGTTCGTCGGCTATCTCGCCGCAGCCGACCACGCCCTCTTCGTCGCGCTGCTGGCGGTGTGGACCCTGCTGGCGGGCATGGCGTGGGCCCTGGGCCCGGTGTCCGGCTTCGTCGCCAACCAGACGATCGCGGTCATGCTCGTCACGGTCACCCTGCCGACGTCCGTCGGCGGCGCGGCCGAACACGCCGCGCTCATCGTCTTCGGCGGCCTCGTGCAGGCCGCGCTCATCATCGCCTTCCCCATCCGTCCCTGGGGCCGCCAGCGCGACGCGCTCGCCGACGCGCTGGCCGCCGAGGCCGACTACGCGCGCCGCCTCCGGCACGACCCCGTGGCCCGCTTCGACCCCCAGCCCCTGATGGAGGCCCGCAGCGCCGCCGAGCTGACCCCGCGCCAGGCCCGCAACCGCCCACGCCAGCTGGGCGGCCCGCGCGGCGTCGCCGAGCGCATCCGGCCCGTGCTCGCCTCGCTCGCCGACCCGGTCCTGGGCGCACCCGCCGAGGGCCCCGAGCGCGACCACGTCCGCGACCTGCTGGCCGCCGCGGCGACCGTGCTGGACGCGGTGGCGCGGGCGATCCGCCGGGGCGAGCCGGTGCGGCTGCCCCCGGAGACCGTGGCCGCCCTCGAAGTGCCCGAGACGGGGTCGGTGCTCACCGGTCCCGCGCGCCGGTCCGCGATGCGGCTGATCGCGCTGCTCGCCGACGCGGTGGAGGCCAGCGACGAGCCCGTACAGGCCACGCGCCCCACGACGCCGGCCGAGCGCCGGCACCTGCTGCGGCCCACCGTGACCGGGCTCGTGCCCGTGGCCTGGCGGGCCCTGCGGCGCGAGGCGCGCTCGTCCTCGGCGGTCGCACGGCACGCGGTGCGCGTGACGGCGGTCTCCTGCGCCGGCTACGTCCTGGGCACCGCGCTGCCCCTGGGACACGGCTACTGGGCCCCCATGACCTCGGTGATGGTGATGCGGCCGGACTTCGCCCAGACCTACCAGCGGGGCGTCGCCCGCTTCGCCGGCACCTTCGTCGGCCTGTGGGTCGCGGCGGGGATCAGCGCGCTCTTCCACCCCGGCGTGTACGTGTGCGCGGCGCTGGCCGTCGTCAGCATCGGCATGCTCTACCTGCTGTTTCGCACGGGCTACATCGTGGCGTCCGCGTGCATCGGCGCCTACGTCGTCTTCCTGCTGGGCATCGCGGGCGAGGGCTGGTCGCAGACCGTCCAGGCGCGGCTGGCCCTCACCCTGCTGGGCGGGCTGCTGGCGATGGCCGCGTACGCGGTCTGGCCCACCTGGGAGACGCCCAGGCTGCGCGACCGGCTCGCCGACTGGCTCCAGGCCAACGGCGGGTACGCGCTGGCCGTCGTCGAGGTCTACGCCCGCCCGGCCGAGCGCAAGCCGCGCCGGGTGCGCGAGGCCCTGCTCGACGGGCGGGCCGCGCGCATGGAGTGGGAGGAGGCCGCGGCCCGCGCCCAGAAGGAACCGGTGCGGCACCGGGGGCTGTCCCGCAGCTCGGAGCGGGCGGGGGAGTCGGCGCTGGCGACGATGGGGCGCGTGACCATGCTGATGGAGGCTCATCTCCCGGACAAGACGGCCCGGCCGAACCCGGACGCCGAGGAGTTCGGGCGCGCCCTGCGGGCCGCGCTGCCGGACGCCGTGGCGGCGGTGCGGGAACGGCGGGCGCTGGACTGGTCCGGGCCGCGGGCGGTGCTGGAGGTGTGGCGGGAGCGGGAGGGCGACGAGGGCGTGGCGGTGCGGGGCGCGGACCTGCTGGTGGACGCGCTCGACGAGCTCGCCGAGGCCCTCTCGCCCGGCCCGCGCGGACGCAACCGGGCGGCGCGGCGGCGGTGA
- a CDS encoding TetR/AcrR family transcriptional regulator, with the protein MPKRVDRDERRHRIAEALWRIACDRGLDGASLRDVAAEAGISLGQLQHYFRSKDEMLLFALDHIGELATRRIRARLEALPGVPAPRTLLRETMTEILPLDDRRRSGQLVEVAYVARAVHDERLRRRAQEGTPMLRTLLAGWIGQAVDRGEVAADRDPAAEAMALLCLVDGLTTYVLLEVLPPAEATALLDAHLDRLFSTPPSDTPHPDTPRSDTPRSGTGADSP; encoded by the coding sequence GTGCCCAAGCGCGTCGACCGCGACGAACGCCGCCACCGCATCGCCGAAGCCCTCTGGCGCATCGCCTGCGACCGCGGCCTGGACGGCGCGAGCCTGCGCGACGTGGCGGCGGAGGCCGGCATCTCCCTCGGCCAGTTGCAGCACTACTTCCGCAGCAAGGACGAGATGCTGCTCTTCGCCCTGGACCACATCGGCGAACTCGCCACCCGGCGCATCCGCGCGCGCCTGGAGGCGCTGCCCGGCGTGCCGGCCCCCCGCACGCTCCTGCGCGAGACGATGACGGAGATCCTGCCGCTGGACGACCGGCGCCGCAGCGGCCAGCTGGTCGAGGTCGCCTACGTCGCGCGGGCCGTCCACGACGAACGCCTGCGCCGCCGCGCCCAGGAGGGCACCCCGATGCTGCGGACGCTGCTCGCCGGCTGGATCGGGCAGGCGGTCGACCGCGGCGAGGTCGCCGCCGACCGCGACCCGGCCGCCGAGGCCATGGCGCTGCTGTGCCTCGTCGACGGCCTGACCACGTACGTCCTGCTGGAGGTGCTGCCCCCCGCCGAGGCGACGGCGCTGCTGGACGCCCACCTGGACCGGTTGTTCAGCACCCCGCCGTCAGACACGCCGCACCCGGACACCCCGCGGTCCGACACGCCACGCTCCGGCACCGGGGCGGACAGCCCCTAG
- a CDS encoding succinate dehydrogenase cytochrome b subunit: MALATRTEKPPSLIGSVWRSTVGKKAVMAVTGLIMLAYLVAHMLGNLKVFFGAGEFNHYGHWIRTIGEPFLHREWFLWLARVALGTSVVLHGVAAYQLSRRDIAARPVRYEGARGKKAPRASYATRTMRWGGVILGLFVVWHILDFTTLTVNPNAQEGRPYENLVASFGRWYVSAFYIAAMLALGLHVRHGFWSAAQTLGAASPRRDRALKTLANVLAALLTCGFVAVPLGVLTGVVS, from the coding sequence ATGGCACTGGCGACCCGGACGGAGAAACCTCCGTCCCTCATCGGCTCCGTGTGGCGCTCCACCGTCGGCAAGAAGGCGGTCATGGCGGTCACCGGCTTGATCATGCTGGCGTACCTGGTCGCCCACATGCTGGGCAATCTGAAGGTGTTCTTCGGAGCCGGGGAGTTCAACCACTACGGACACTGGATCCGCACCATCGGCGAGCCCTTCCTGCACCGCGAGTGGTTCCTGTGGCTCGCCCGGGTGGCGCTCGGCACCTCGGTGGTCCTGCACGGCGTGGCCGCGTACCAGCTCAGCCGCCGCGACATCGCCGCCCGCCCGGTGAGGTACGAGGGAGCCCGCGGCAAGAAGGCGCCCCGCGCGAGCTACGCCACCCGCACCATGCGCTGGGGCGGGGTCATCCTCGGCCTGTTCGTCGTCTGGCACATCCTCGACTTCACCACCCTCACCGTGAACCCCAACGCCCAGGAGGGCCGGCCCTACGAGAACCTCGTTGCGTCCTTCGGCCGCTGGTACGTCAGCGCCTTCTACATCGCCGCGATGCTCGCCCTCGGCCTGCACGTCCGCCACGGCTTCTGGAGCGCGGCCCAGACCCTGGGCGCCGCCTCCCCCCGCCGCGACCGGGCGCTCAAAACCCTGGCCAACGTTCTCGCCGCCCTTTTGACCTGCGGCTTCGTCGCCGTACCCCTCGGTGTCCTGACGGGAGTCGTGAGCTGA
- a CDS encoding PH domain-containing protein, translating into MRVLATADRRWTRYAPLTFWVWGGVLMVAGTVWRIVRATGTEPWRTGVVRHLWAGLGGDALWVSVPLALAAVTGLGVAGAVAFYAGHWWGYRLERGQDGGLVVRRGPRGRNAVAIEEARLYGVALREPLLLRAGGGASVRAVAGGLGDRDQNRRRSVVLPPAPRGEAVRVCAEVLGGAVDAQGLRPHPRAALRRRVVWALGWGVLPVTLALGVLGWLLALPVLGYCAVGWTLLAAPVAYGLARDAYRALGHALRGRHLVLRSGTFGRETVSLDRSAVLAWTFTDTPLSRRAGVVTVTAAVPGGEGGYRIRDISAAEAVGFVESAAPGSLREFLTP; encoded by the coding sequence GTGAGGGTCCTGGCCACGGCCGACCGGCGGTGGACGCGGTACGCGCCGCTCACGTTCTGGGTCTGGGGAGGTGTCCTGATGGTCGCCGGCACGGTGTGGAGGATCGTCAGGGCGACGGGGACGGAACCCTGGCGGACGGGCGTCGTCCGGCACCTCTGGGCGGGCCTGGGAGGTGACGCCCTGTGGGTCTCCGTCCCGCTGGCTCTGGCGGCCGTGACGGGACTGGGCGTCGCGGGGGCGGTGGCGTTCTACGCCGGGCACTGGTGGGGGTACCGGCTGGAGCGCGGGCAGGACGGCGGCCTCGTCGTCCGGCGCGGCCCGAGGGGGAGGAACGCCGTCGCCATCGAGGAGGCGCGGCTGTACGGGGTGGCGCTGCGGGAGCCGTTGCTGCTGCGCGCCGGCGGAGGGGCGTCCGTACGGGCCGTGGCGGGGGGCCTCGGCGACCGCGACCAGAACCGCCGGCGCAGCGTCGTGCTGCCCCCGGCCCCCAGGGGCGAGGCGGTGCGCGTGTGCGCGGAGGTGCTGGGCGGGGCCGTGGACGCGCAGGGCCTGCGTCCGCATCCGCGGGCGGCCCTGCGGCGGCGGGTGGTGTGGGCGCTGGGGTGGGGGGTGCTGCCGGTGACGCTGGCGCTCGGGGTCCTGGGGTGGCTGCTGGCGCTGCCGGTGCTGGGGTACTGCGCGGTGGGGTGGACGCTGCTCGCGGCGCCGGTGGCGTACGGGCTCGCGCGCGACGCGTACCGGGCGCTGGGGCACGCCCTGCGGGGGCGTCACCTCGTCCTGCGGTCCGGGACGTTCGGACGGGAGACGGTGAGCCTCGACCGGAGCGCCGTCCTTGCATGGACTTTTACCGACACGCCCCTTTCGCGGCGGGCGGGTGTGGTGACCGTCACGGCAGCGGTTCCGGGAGGGGAGGGCGGCTACCGCATCCGTGACATCTCCGCTGCCGAGGCGGTGGGTTTCGTGGAGTCGGCGGCTCCGGGAAGCCTGCGGGAGTTCCTGACGCCGTGA
- a CDS encoding transcriptional regulator: MTTPEDGFNDTIHAPNRLRICAALDAVEEIEFATIRETLGVSPSVLSKHVTVLSDAGYVEQRRGVRDTRQRVWLKLTKTGRAAYHAHLAALRAIVNADLGEG, translated from the coding sequence GTGACCACCCCCGAAGACGGCTTCAACGACACGATCCACGCCCCGAACCGGCTGAGGATCTGTGCCGCGCTGGACGCCGTCGAGGAAATCGAGTTCGCGACGATCCGCGAGACTCTGGGGGTGAGCCCGTCCGTCCTGAGCAAGCACGTCACGGTCCTGTCCGACGCGGGCTATGTGGAACAGCGCCGCGGCGTGCGCGACACGCGCCAGCGCGTATGGCTGAAGCTGACCAAGACCGGCCGAGCCGCCTACCACGCCCACCTCGCCGCCCTGCGGGCGATCGTCAACGCGGACCTGGGCGAGGGCTGA
- a CDS encoding fumarate reductase/succinate dehydrogenase flavoprotein subunit, whose product MSAYTHYTVGEPLADTKAPTGPVAERWDRRRFEAKLVNPANRRKHTVIVVGTGLAGAAAGATLAEQGYRVVQFCYQDSPRRAHSIAAQGGINAAKNYRNDGDSVHRLFYDTVKGGDFRARESNVHRLAQVSVEIIDQCVAQGVPFAREYGGLLDTRSFGGVQVSRTFYARGQTGQQLLLGAYQALSRQIGAGNVEMHARTEMLDLIVVDGRARGIVARDLITGRVDTHLADAVVLASGGYGNVFHLSTNAKNSNATAVWRAHRRGAHFANPCFTQIHPTCIPRSGDHQSKLTLMSESLRNDGRIWVPKAKGDTRPPAGIPEGERDYYLERMYPSFGNLVPRDIASRAAKNVCDEGRGVGPGGQGVYLDFADAIARMGRDAVEARYGNLFEMYERITAENPYEVPMRIYPAIHYTMGGLWVDYDLQTTVPGLFAVGEANFSDHGANRLGASALMQGLADGYFVLPSTINDYLARHPHDEIAPGHRAVTEAVDAVTDRLSRLLAADGDRTPESFHRELGELLWDECGMARTETGLRKALDRIPALREEFWRRVKVPGTGEELNQQLEKANRVVDYLELAELMCLDALHRTESCGGHFREESQTADGEAARDDEAFAYVAAWEFTGEGTAPVLHKEDLRFEYVHPTQRSYA is encoded by the coding sequence ATGTCCGCGTACACGCACTACACCGTCGGCGAGCCCCTCGCCGACACCAAGGCCCCCACCGGCCCCGTCGCCGAGCGCTGGGACCGCCGCCGCTTCGAGGCGAAGCTGGTCAATCCCGCCAACCGCCGTAAGCACACCGTCATCGTCGTCGGCACGGGCCTGGCCGGCGCCGCCGCCGGCGCCACGCTCGCCGAACAGGGCTACCGCGTCGTGCAGTTCTGCTACCAGGACTCCCCGCGCCGCGCCCACTCCATCGCCGCCCAAGGCGGCATCAACGCCGCCAAGAACTACCGCAACGACGGCGACTCCGTCCACCGGCTCTTCTACGACACCGTCAAGGGCGGCGACTTCCGCGCCCGCGAGTCCAACGTCCACCGCCTCGCCCAGGTCTCCGTCGAGATCATCGACCAGTGCGTGGCCCAAGGCGTGCCCTTCGCCCGGGAGTACGGCGGCCTGCTCGACACCCGCTCGTTCGGCGGCGTCCAGGTCTCCCGCACGTTCTACGCCCGCGGCCAGACCGGCCAGCAGCTGCTGCTCGGCGCCTACCAGGCGCTCAGCCGCCAGATCGGCGCCGGGAACGTCGAGATGCACGCCCGCACCGAGATGCTCGACCTGATCGTCGTCGACGGCCGGGCCCGCGGCATCGTCGCCCGCGACCTGATCACCGGCCGCGTCGACACCCACCTCGCCGACGCGGTCGTCCTCGCCAGCGGCGGCTACGGCAACGTCTTCCACCTCTCCACCAACGCCAAGAACTCCAACGCCACCGCCGTCTGGCGCGCCCACCGGCGCGGCGCCCACTTCGCCAACCCCTGCTTCACCCAGATCCACCCCACCTGCATCCCGCGCTCCGGCGACCACCAGTCGAAGCTGACGCTGATGAGCGAGTCGCTGCGCAACGACGGCCGCATCTGGGTGCCGAAGGCCAAGGGCGACACCCGGCCGCCGGCCGGGATCCCCGAAGGCGAGCGCGACTACTACCTGGAGCGGATGTACCCCTCCTTCGGCAACCTCGTCCCCCGCGACATCGCCTCACGCGCAGCCAAGAACGTCTGCGACGAGGGCCGCGGTGTCGGCCCCGGCGGACAGGGCGTCTACCTCGACTTCGCCGACGCCATCGCGCGCATGGGCCGCGACGCGGTGGAGGCCCGGTACGGCAACCTCTTCGAGATGTACGAGCGGATCACCGCCGAGAACCCGTACGAGGTGCCCATGCGCATCTACCCGGCCATCCACTACACCATGGGCGGCCTGTGGGTGGACTACGACCTCCAGACCACCGTCCCCGGCCTCTTCGCCGTCGGCGAGGCCAACTTCTCCGACCACGGCGCCAACCGCCTCGGCGCGTCCGCGCTGATGCAGGGACTGGCCGACGGCTACTTCGTCCTGCCGTCCACCATCAACGACTACCTCGCCCGTCACCCCCACGACGAGATCGCCCCCGGCCACCGGGCGGTCACCGAGGCCGTGGACGCGGTGACGGATAGGCTGAGCCGCCTCCTCGCCGCCGACGGCGACCGCACCCCCGAGTCCTTCCACCGCGAGCTGGGCGAGCTGCTGTGGGACGAGTGCGGCATGGCCCGCACGGAGACCGGACTGCGCAAGGCACTGGACCGCATCCCGGCCCTGCGCGAGGAGTTCTGGCGCCGCGTCAAGGTGCCCGGCACGGGCGAGGAGCTCAACCAGCAGCTGGAGAAGGCCAACCGCGTCGTCGACTACCTGGAGCTGGCCGAGCTGATGTGCCTCGACGCCCTGCACCGCACCGAGTCCTGCGGCGGCCACTTCCGCGAGGAGAGCCAGACGGCGGACGGCGAGGCGGCCCGCGACGACGAGGCGTTCGCCTACGTGGCCGCCTGGGAGTTCACGGGAGAGGGCACCGCGCCCGTGCTCCACAAGGAAGACCTGCGTTTCGAGTACGTCCACCCCACCCAGCGGAGCTACGCGTGA
- a CDS encoding PH domain-containing protein has translation MAWTLRPPAHRVGPPARRWWTAQALLVVTGPAVLAATVLLVLSLLFFPGALPWLAPLVVVGLVVPALGYALAMPALRYRAHAWEVGESALYASSGWYRLRRRVLPLARVESVALRRGPLQRRFGLATVAVTTASSAADVRITGVSGTEARRLADRLRAAAGLPAGEAA, from the coding sequence ATGGCGTGGACCCTGCGGCCGCCGGCCCACCGGGTCGGCCCCCCGGCCCGGCGCTGGTGGACGGCCCAGGCCCTGCTCGTGGTGACCGGCCCCGCGGTGCTCGCGGCCACCGTGCTGCTCGTCCTCTCCCTCCTCTTCTTCCCCGGCGCCCTCCCCTGGCTCGCCCCCCTGGTGGTCGTGGGGCTGGTGGTGCCCGCGCTCGGCTATGCGCTGGCCATGCCGGCCCTGCGGTACCGGGCGCACGCCTGGGAGGTGGGGGAGTCGGCGCTCTACGCGTCGAGCGGCTGGTACCGGCTCCGGCGCCGCGTCCTGCCGCTGGCCAGGGTGGAGTCCGTCGCCCTGCGGCGCGGGCCGCTGCAGCGGCGCTTCGGGCTCGCCACCGTGGCCGTCACCACGGCGTCGTCGGCGGCCGACGTGCGGATCACGGGGGTGTCCGGCACGGAGGCCCGTCGGCTGGCGGACCGTCTGCGGGCCGCGGCCGGACTGCCGGCGGGGGAGGCGGCGTGA
- a CDS encoding LysR family transcriptional regulator, which translates to MQLQQLRYFATVAEARHFTRAAEALHVAQPSLSQQIRALERELGAELFHRARGNITLTDAGEALLPLAHRILADTETARREVQEVAQLRRGRVRLGAPPSLCASLVPDVLRTFHARYPGIDLHVDEGGSQDLVRTLAVGGLDLALVITPLGVGAPALATTELIHEDLVAVTSPDVPALTRRRRLRVAELRDRPMVMFRRGYDLREITTAACRAAGFDPSFTVEGGEMDAVLGYVRAGLGLAVVPGMVAARSGLRVTPFEDDRMRRTIAVAHRKDTAPPRAARELRRVLLEHLGVAEE; encoded by the coding sequence GTGCAACTCCAACAGCTCCGCTACTTCGCCACGGTCGCCGAGGCGCGCCACTTCACGCGCGCCGCCGAGGCGCTGCACGTCGCCCAGCCGTCGCTGTCCCAGCAGATCCGGGCGCTGGAGAGGGAGTTGGGCGCCGAGCTGTTCCACCGGGCCCGCGGGAACATCACCCTGACCGACGCGGGCGAGGCCCTGCTGCCGCTGGCCCACCGGATCCTCGCCGACACCGAGACGGCGCGCCGCGAGGTGCAGGAGGTCGCGCAGTTGCGGCGCGGCCGCGTGCGCCTGGGCGCCCCGCCCAGTCTGTGCGCGAGCCTCGTCCCCGATGTGCTGCGCACCTTCCACGCGCGCTACCCGGGCATCGACCTGCACGTCGACGAGGGCGGGTCACAGGACCTCGTGCGGACCCTGGCCGTCGGCGGGCTCGACCTGGCCCTGGTCATCACCCCGTTGGGGGTGGGCGCCCCCGCCCTGGCCACCACGGAGCTGATCCACGAGGATCTCGTGGCCGTCACCTCCCCCGACGTCCCGGCTTTGACCCGGCGCCGCCGGCTGCGCGTGGCGGAGCTGCGGGACCGGCCGATGGTGATGTTCCGCCGCGGCTACGACCTCCGTGAGATCACCACGGCGGCCTGCCGGGCGGCCGGCTTCGACCCCTCCTTCACGGTGGAGGGCGGCGAGATGGACGCGGTGCTGGGGTACGTACGGGCGGGGCTGGGCCTCGCGGTCGTACCGGGCATGGTCGCGGCCCGCTCGGGCCTGCGCGTCACCCCCTTCGAGGACGACCGCATGCGCCGCACCATCGCCGTGGCCCACCGCAAGGACACCGCCCCGCCCCGCGCGGCCCGCGAACTGCGGCGGGTGCTGCTGGAGCACCTGGGGGTGGCGGAGGAGTGA
- a CDS encoding sigma-70 family RNA polymerase sigma factor encodes MKSVNVAVIEAARAGDAAAQDELVATHLPLVYNIVGRALNGHADVDDVVQDTMLRVINGLDGLRDPASFRSWLVAITMNQIRSHCREDRPEAPVSGLQEVVGEVADPKADFVDLTIVRLGLEGQRKEAAEATRWLDDGEQEVLSLWWLEAAGELKRAEVAAALELSPQHTAVRVQRTKAQLDIARGVVQALAAQPRCPQLGEVVAHWDGVPSALWRKRIARHVRSCGRCTGALSALVPAEGLLVGLGLVPVVGALAGWWGGGSDLGAAPVGYASHAPASSAAHSSAAYASPSASPSASAAGRPRSHRAGARHHRGGGGRSRATRRAVVGAGVLALVAGGVLGGMRFFEDEPGTTVKTQAADSSSDLKQLAAQEPSPLLPTPSQSATPSASASASPSPSASSPTPEQSSKAPEAKPSTAAPERTAPSRAEKSKAPAPGGKGGGGSMGQQVVSLVNAERAKVGCSPVTSNSLLDAAAQGHSDDMAARGFFDHTNPDGKGPGDRITAAGYQWSTYGENIAYGQQDAAAVMDSWMHSDGHRKNILNCSFKEIGIGINKAPGGPRWTQVFGAR; translated from the coding sequence GTGAAGAGTGTGAACGTGGCCGTGATCGAAGCGGCGCGAGCCGGGGACGCGGCGGCACAGGACGAGCTCGTGGCCACCCACCTGCCGCTGGTCTACAACATCGTCGGCCGTGCGCTGAACGGCCACGCGGACGTCGACGACGTCGTCCAGGACACCATGCTCCGCGTGATCAACGGCCTCGACGGCCTGCGGGACCCGGCCAGTTTCCGCTCCTGGCTCGTGGCGATCACCATGAACCAGATACGCAGCCACTGCCGGGAGGACCGCCCCGAGGCTCCCGTCAGTGGCTTGCAGGAGGTGGTCGGCGAAGTCGCCGACCCCAAGGCCGACTTCGTCGACCTCACGATCGTCCGGCTCGGCCTGGAGGGCCAGCGCAAGGAGGCTGCCGAGGCCACGCGCTGGCTCGACGACGGCGAGCAGGAGGTCCTGTCGCTGTGGTGGCTGGAGGCCGCCGGCGAGCTGAAGCGCGCGGAGGTGGCCGCGGCGCTCGAACTGTCGCCGCAGCACACGGCCGTACGCGTCCAGCGCACCAAGGCCCAGCTGGACATCGCCCGGGGCGTGGTCCAGGCGCTCGCCGCGCAGCCCCGCTGCCCGCAGCTCGGCGAGGTGGTGGCCCACTGGGACGGTGTCCCCTCGGCGCTGTGGCGCAAGCGAATAGCCCGCCACGTGCGCTCCTGCGGCCGTTGCACCGGAGCGCTGTCCGCGCTGGTCCCGGCCGAGGGGCTGCTGGTCGGCCTCGGTCTGGTGCCCGTCGTGGGGGCGCTGGCCGGCTGGTGGGGCGGCGGCTCGGACCTGGGGGCGGCGCCGGTGGGCTACGCCTCGCACGCCCCGGCCTCCTCCGCCGCGCACTCCTCCGCCGCGTACGCGTCGCCGTCCGCCTCGCCGTCGGCGTCCGCGGCCGGGCGGCCGCGCAGCCACCGGGCCGGCGCCCGGCACCACCGCGGAGGCGGCGGCCGGTCCCGGGCCACCCGGCGGGCCGTGGTGGGCGCGGGCGTGCTGGCCCTCGTGGCCGGCGGCGTGCTGGGCGGGATGCGGTTCTTCGAGGACGAGCCCGGCACCACCGTCAAGACCCAGGCCGCCGACTCCTCCAGCGACCTCAAGCAGCTGGCGGCCCAGGAGCCCTCCCCGCTGCTGCCCACGCCCTCGCAGTCCGCCACGCCGAGCGCCTCCGCCTCGGCGTCCCCCTCGCCGAGCGCCTCCTCGCCCACGCCCGAGCAGTCCTCCAAGGCCCCCGAGGCCAAGCCGTCCACCGCCGCGCCCGAGCGCACGGCCCCCTCCCGCGCCGAGAAGAGCAAGGCCCCGGCCCCGGGCGGCAAGGGCGGCGGCGGCTCCATGGGCCAGCAGGTCGTCTCCCTGGTCAACGCCGAGCGCGCGAAGGTGGGCTGCTCGCCGGTCACCTCCAACAGCCTGCTGGACGCCGCGGCCCAGGGCCACTCCGACGACATGGCGGCCCGCGGCTTCTTCGACCACACCAACCCCGACGGCAAGGGCCCCGGGGACCGCATCACGGCCGCCGGCTACCAGTGGAGCACGTACGGCGAGAACATCGCCTACGGGCAGCAGGACGCGGCGGCGGTCATGGACTCCTGGATGCACAGCGACGGGCACCGCAAGAACATCCTCAACTGTTCCTTCAAGGAGATCGGCATCGGCATCAACAAGGCCCCGGGCGGCCCGCGCTGGACCCAGGTCTTCGGGGCGCGCTGA